Within Deinococcus wulumuqiensis R12, the genomic segment CTGCTCGCCTGCGAGGCGGCGGAGCGGGCGGTGGGCGCCCGGGGCCTGCTTCCGCTCTGGCCCACCGAGCGGCTGCTGCGCGACCTGCGGCTCTACCTGCGCCAGCCAGCGCCCGACGCGGCCCGACTCGACCTGGGACGCTTCGTGCTCGGGACCGGGAACATGGACCCGTGGGGGCAAGAGTCATGACCCCGCTCTAAAGGCGGGGGCTTGTGTCTGGACTCCACCGCAACTCGGCGTACCTCGAAAGGCGTGCCGCTTTGGCTTCAGCGTCCGACACATCTCGCCCAGCAGACCCAGCTTGCGGGTCTGCGCTTTGAGGGCGACCAGGGGTGCATGACAGACACCCCGTGCTTGCCCAGTCCTGCCGGACAAGCAATGCCCTGAGTCCTACGTTTCTGGCCCCCATCAAATCGGAGTGCAGATGATACCCGCAACTTTCGCAAACAAACATCAACCCGGAATTGGGGCGGTTGCCTTTCGAGCAGTGACCGCAACGGGTGCAAGTTTGGCTGGTGTAGTGCGCGTCAACCTTCACGACGAAACTGCCATGCAGCGGCGCTTTGTAGGCCAGGAATCCCAGCAACTCAGCGTAGCTCCATCTCGCACGGCGGCGATTGGCCTTCCTCTGCTTCTCAGAACTGTTCGGGCGGCTGCGTCTTTCGGTACGCTCATGCACTCCGGTCAATTCTTCGACGCCGATAAAGGCGTGGGGATAGGTTTTGAGGATTTCGGAAGCGAGAGAGCTATTGGTGTCAGCAATGAACCGTCTTTCCCGGCCCGACAGCGCCACCAGACGGCGGACTGCGGAACGGGTGCCTTTTTGCTGAAGCGACTTGCGGGCTTTGGCATACCTCTCCGCTTTGCGAAGGGTCGCCTTACCCGACTTGAAGAAGGCTTGATTGGAGGTGCTGCTGGCGACGGCGAAGTACCGCATCCCCACATCCACGCCCACCACCTGCTTGTGGGTCATAGGGTCGGGGTCGGGAAGCTCAATCGAGAGCGGGACAAGCAGGAAATACTGCTTCTTCCGCTTGTCGTACCAGAGCTTGCCCGCCCCGATTTCAGCGCCCTGCGCGATGTATTCAAGATGCTTGGCGTAGCCCTCGTAGGGCAGGACCA encodes:
- a CDS encoding RNA-guided endonuclease InsQ/TnpB family protein, whose amino-acid sequence is MKITLTAKLKLNHTREQKAALDAVTLSFRDALNFTSQKAFEMEKSSNAAKIQKEVYATLRERFGLGAQMACSVPRQVGATYKTLWTKVKQSAAKRAVNPKARRYKGLDQAPKFVSRTLSYQYQRDYSFKKGQQVSISTLQGRLVLPYEGYAKHLEYIAQGAEIGAGKLWYDKRKKQYFLLVPLSIELPDPDPMTHKQVVGVDVGMRYFAVASSTSNQAFFKSGKATLRKAERYAKARKSLQQKGTRSAVRRLVALSGRERRFIADTNSSLASEILKTYPHAFIGVEELTGVHERTERRSRPNSSEKQRKANRRRARWSYAELLGFLAYKAPLHGSFVVKVDAHYTSQTCTRCGHCSKGNRPNSGLMFVCESCGYHLHSDLMGARNVGLRALLVRQDWASTGCLSCTPGRPQSADPQAGSAGRDVSDAEAKAARLSRYAELRWSPDTSPRL